A segment of the Marinitoga hydrogenitolerans DSM 16785 genome:
TGTAAAAAATCCGTGGGATTTAGAAAGAATACCTGGTGGCTCAAGTGGAGGTTCTGCTGCTGCAGTTGCTGCTAAAATAGTCCCTTTTGCTTTAGGCTCTGATACCGGCGGATCCGTCAGACAACCAGCTTCTTTTTGTGGAATTGTTGGATTCAAACCAACATATGGCGCTATTTCAAGATATGGGTTATCAGCCTTTGCTTCATCTCTAGACCAAATTGGTGTGTTAGCCTCAAATGTGGAAAATGCTGCAATTACAACTGAAATAATGAGTGGAAAGGATGAAAATGACGCTACCTCATTGAATATAAACTGGGATTTAACATCTAACTTAAACAAAAAATTAAATAATTTAAAAGTAGCCATTCCAAAAGAGGTTTTTGAATTAGATGGCGTTGATAAAGATATATTATCGAAATTTAAAGAAACAATTCAAATACTAAAAAATAATGGCGTTGAAATTGACGAAATAAATATTCCTCATTTAAAATATACTGTTTCCATATATTATATTATCGCACCTTCAGAAGCCAGCTCAAATCTTTCAAGGTATGATGGTATGAGATATGGTTTAAGAACTGAAAATGACGCATTAAAAAAGACATATATGCAAACAAGAGATAAAGGATTTGGACTCGAAGTAAAGAGAAGAATATTTATGGGAGCATTTACTTTAAGTTCTGCATATTACGACGCATATTTTGCAAAAGCTGCAAAAATAAGGAATTTATTAAATCAAGATTTCACAAAAGCTTTTGAAGAATATGATGCTATCTTAACTCCAACCTCACCAATATTACCACCTAAAATTGGTGAGTTAAAATCTCCTTTACAATATTATTTAATGGACTTATTTACAATACCAGCAAATATGATTGGAGCTCCTGCTATTAGCATT
Coding sequences within it:
- the gatA gene encoding Asp-tRNA(Asn)/Glu-tRNA(Gln) amidotransferase subunit GatA, which produces MEKRREQMKNFNFNIEQAKEINKKINAVLEFKIIKGNENGKFYSTPFLVKDNIQVLGTKNTCGSKILENYNSTYTATAVQKLLDAGFTVVGKTNLDEFAMGGSNENSAFGPVKNPWDLERIPGGSSGGSAAAVAAKIVPFALGSDTGGSVRQPASFCGIVGFKPTYGAISRYGLSAFASSLDQIGVLASNVENAAITTEIMSGKDENDATSLNINWDLTSNLNKKLNNLKVAIPKEVFELDGVDKDILSKFKETIQILKNNGVEIDEINIPHLKYTVSIYYIIAPSEASSNLSRYDGMRYGLRTENDALKKTYMQTRDKGFGLEVKRRIFMGAFTLSSAYYDAYFAKAAKIRNLLNQDFTKAFEEYDAILTPTSPILPPKIGELKSPLQYYLMDLFTIPANMIGAPAISIPAGKINELPFGIHLISKPLNDANLLRIAKQFEDIFGTLELPEVL